Proteins from one Dethiobacter alkaliphilus AHT 1 genomic window:
- a CDS encoding O-acetyl-ADP-ribose deacetylase, with product MEKKEVNKSVIELAQGDITQEETAAIVNAANKELSPGAGVSGAIHKAAGEQLWEDTKKLGGCETGEAKITWGYNLRARYVIHTVGPVYSGSPEDAKLLRSCYMESLKLASGHDAQSVSFPAISTGVFGYPIDEAAKVSLQAVRDYLREHPEIQKVRFVLFGDNDYAAYQAALKNLPV from the coding sequence ATGGAAAAAAAGGAAGTCAACAAATCGGTAATTGAGCTGGCACAGGGGGACATCACCCAGGAAGAAACAGCTGCCATTGTAAATGCGGCTAATAAAGAATTAAGTCCCGGAGCCGGTGTATCAGGGGCAATCCATAAAGCTGCCGGAGAACAGCTTTGGGAGGATACTAAAAAGCTGGGTGGCTGTGAAACCGGGGAGGCAAAAATCACCTGGGGGTATAATCTGCGTGCCCGCTATGTGATTCACACCGTGGGGCCTGTTTATTCCGGCAGCCCGGAGGATGCCAAACTGCTGCGATCCTGCTATATGGAGTCTCTCAAACTGGCCTCCGGTCATGATGCGCAGTCCGTTTCTTTTCCCGCTATCTCCACCGGTGTGTTCGGATACCCCATTGACGAAGCGGCCAAAGTTTCCTTACAGGCAGTCCGTGACTACCTGCGGGAACACCCGGAAATACAGAAAGTACGGTTTGTGCTCTTTGGAGATAACGATTATGCAGCTTACCAGGCTGCACTGAAAAACTTACCGGTATAA
- a CDS encoding rhomboid family intramembrane serine protease yields the protein MIPLRDSPETRRFPYVNIVLIVINIGVFFWQLSMPESELVPFVFAHGLIPERLMETINQGDLAAAAGPLFSYQFMHGGWLHIISNMLYLWVFGDNIEDRVGHVKYLVFYLLMGILAGLAQVALDPASQVPIIGASGSVAGVLGAYLVSCPKARVLALVPIFIILTPVELPAVLFLGFWFFLQLLQGIASIGVDVSIAWWAHIGGFVAGMVLINLFGKKIKCE from the coding sequence ATGATTCCTTTAAGGGATTCACCGGAGACAAGACGGTTCCCATACGTAAATATTGTTTTGATTGTGATAAATATCGGTGTGTTTTTCTGGCAGTTGTCCATGCCGGAAAGTGAGCTGGTACCTTTTGTTTTTGCCCACGGTCTGATTCCGGAGCGTTTGATGGAGACCATAAATCAGGGCGATTTGGCCGCAGCGGCGGGGCCGCTGTTTTCCTATCAGTTTATGCACGGAGGTTGGCTCCACATTATCAGTAATATGCTCTATCTGTGGGTGTTTGGCGATAATATCGAGGACCGGGTCGGTCATGTCAAGTATCTGGTCTTTTACCTGTTAATGGGTATTCTGGCCGGACTGGCTCAGGTGGCCCTGGATCCGGCAAGCCAGGTACCAATTATCGGTGCCAGTGGTTCGGTGGCCGGGGTATTGGGTGCCTATCTGGTAAGCTGTCCCAAGGCACGGGTTTTGGCGCTTGTCCCTATCTTTATCATCCTTACTCCGGTAGAGCTGCCGGCGGTGCTGTTTTTGGGATTCTGGTTTTTCCTGCAGCTGTTGCAGGGTATTGCCAGCATCGGCGTGGATGTATCCATCGCCTGGTGGGCGCATATCGGGGGCTTTGTGGCAGGTATGGTTTTAATTAATCTGTTTGGCAAAAAGATTAAGTGTGAATAG
- a CDS encoding DUF1294 domain-containing protein, which translates to MESIEIFIIILNVVTLVLMGFDKHASRNKLWRIPEKLLLLLAIAGGSAGVWFGMKLFRHKTRHPRFMYGIPFIIALQVALLLFFSLR; encoded by the coding sequence TTGGAATCAATAGAAATCTTTATTATTATATTAAACGTGGTGACCTTGGTACTGATGGGCTTTGATAAGCATGCTTCCCGGAATAAATTATGGCGGATTCCAGAAAAACTATTACTGTTACTTGCCATAGCCGGGGGTAGTGCCGGGGTCTGGTTTGGCATGAAGTTGTTTCGCCACAAAACCAGGCACCCTCGGTTTATGTACGGCATACCGTTTATTATAGCGCTGCAGGTGGCTTTGTTGCTGTTTTTTTCGCTTCGTTAG
- the cobT gene encoding nicotinate-nucleotide--dimethylbenzimidazole phosphoribosyltransferase, producing MEKLQQTLERIAPFDSEVQKQCQEHIDNLTKPPGSLGVLEHIAAKIAGITGEVKPVLPKKTCVLMAGDHGVVAEGVSAFPQEVTPQMVLNFLSGGAAMNVLARHAGAELVVVDVGVAADLPDHPVLRKMKVAYGTANMAKGPAMTRQQAIAAIEAGITVAEGAITGGTGLFGTGEMGIGNTTASTAITAFYCGGNVKAACGRGTGVDDERLRHKIRVIETALEVNRPEPDDAIDVLAKLGGLEIAGMAGVMLAAAANRVPVLVDGFISSAAALIAAKLNPDVTDYMLASHLSEEPGHAAALQLLGLKPFLQMNMRLGEGTGTALAIPMVEAAIKIVHEMASFADAGVSKGEE from the coding sequence ATGGAAAAACTACAACAAACTTTGGAGAGGATTGCACCCTTTGATTCAGAGGTGCAAAAGCAGTGTCAGGAGCACATCGACAACCTGACAAAGCCGCCAGGAAGCTTGGGCGTTTTGGAACACATTGCCGCAAAAATTGCCGGCATCACCGGCGAAGTTAAGCCTGTGCTGCCCAAAAAAACCTGTGTTCTCATGGCCGGTGACCACGGTGTGGTTGCCGAAGGTGTATCGGCGTTCCCTCAGGAAGTTACTCCCCAGATGGTCTTAAATTTTCTCTCCGGCGGTGCGGCCATGAATGTACTGGCCCGTCATGCCGGCGCCGAGCTAGTAGTGGTGGATGTGGGGGTAGCCGCTGACTTGCCCGATCATCCCGTGCTGCGGAAAATGAAGGTAGCCTACGGTACCGCCAATATGGCCAAGGGTCCCGCCATGACCCGCCAGCAGGCTATTGCTGCCATTGAGGCTGGTATTACAGTGGCTGAAGGCGCTATTACCGGCGGTACAGGCCTGTTTGGTACGGGAGAAATGGGAATTGGCAATACCACCGCAAGTACCGCCATCACAGCCTTTTATTGCGGCGGTAATGTTAAGGCCGCATGTGGCCGCGGTACAGGGGTTGACGACGAGCGGCTTCGCCATAAAATCAGGGTTATTGAAACAGCGCTGGAAGTTAACCGTCCGGAACCCGATGATGCCATTGATGTGCTGGCCAAACTGGGTGGATTGGAAATAGCCGGAATGGCCGGGGTTATGCTGGCTGCTGCTGCCAACCGCGTACCGGTGCTGGTGGATGGATTTATCTCCAGTGCAGCGGCGCTGATTGCGGCAAAACTTAATCCTGATGTCACTGATTATATGCTGGCCTCTCATTTGTCGGAGGAGCCGGGGCATGCCGCTGCGCTGCAGCTATTAGGCCTGAAACCTTTTTTGCAGATGAATATGCGCCTGGGAGAAGGCACAGGCACAGCTCTTGCCATACCTATGGTGGAGGCAGCCATAAAAATTGTCCACGAAATGGCCAGCTTTGCCGATGCCGGTGTTTCCAAAGGAGAGGAATAA
- a CDS encoding universal stress protein: MFNKIVVATDGSERSLRTAKVAGNLACKHPGCAVYVLHVFHELPTFVTSMLENANIHYGSQMKENAKEVFNKTIEAMEINIDEVEVHTILEYGKPAKKIIKLAKEVEADLIVIGNSNISEAEEFLTGSGISHKVLHKAPCHVLIVQSDDKK, encoded by the coding sequence ATGTTCAATAAAATCGTTGTGGCTACCGATGGCTCAGAGCGTTCCCTGCGCACCGCAAAAGTGGCCGGCAACCTGGCCTGCAAGCATCCCGGTTGTGCAGTTTATGTGCTGCACGTATTCCATGAACTGCCTACTTTTGTAACCTCCATGCTGGAAAACGCCAACATTCATTATGGCAGCCAAATGAAGGAAAACGCCAAAGAAGTGTTTAACAAGACCATTGAAGCCATGGAAATTAATATCGATGAAGTGGAAGTACACACTATTTTGGAATATGGAAAGCCGGCGAAAAAAATCATTAAGTTGGCCAAAGAAGTGGAGGCAGACCTGATTGTCATTGGTAACTCCAATATTTCCGAAGCCGAAGAGTTCCTCACCGGTTCCGGCATCAGCCATAAAGTCCTTCATAAAGCTCCCTGCCATGTTTTAATAGTGCAAAGTGATGACAAGAAATAA
- the addA gene encoding helicase-exonuclease AddAB subunit AddA: MGNLWTDEQLEAIETTGCNLLVSAAAGAGKTAVLVERIIRLLCHEENPLDIDRLLVVTFTEAAAAEMRERISAAMEEKIAHSGRGDLARQLSLVNGASISTLHSFCLDIIRRYFYLLDMDPGFRVADEREAQMLQQQVLDQLLEDAFQSGDAAFHELAHRYGGKTADEGLGRLILRLYRYTWSNPWPRQWLAEAATAFNVPEGVETEEGLEKWLPPLKEHLGLSLAHAKSSLQRAGKLCNRPGGPLAYENRLLEDLEQVENLESLVAGSWDALREAWQGLDFKRLPAVKDCDEELKEQVQALRKKAKEALSKIGKTFFERSAADYLREIGELAPLIEVLTSLVARFAGEYGQAKKMYGLLDFNDLEHHCLQILMAEDAPPGEIIPSEAAREVRARYEHVLVDEYQDINPVQDAILTLVSRQGETTPNLFMVGDVKQSIYRFRLGDPGLFLERYRRYPAEKGKKERKLLLSKNFRCRHGVVTAVNYLFRQLMTTQAAELEYDREAELVCGAHYPEPSQECKISGLVDVHLLEREQDGDHDRQGDDEGEDLDALEREATVIAGQILVLLNGPDGARYVFDKEEKAYRPVTYRDIVILLRATSNSANRLVEILARHGIPAYADLSSGYFAATEVETMLSLLQVVDNPRQDIPLAAVLRSPLVGLTVEDLAAVRQAGERNDDFFDAVLAASQQQFPGLSEKLTDFLTTLERWRTLARRETLATFITAVYRESGYSDYVAGLPDGAQRQANLRALFSRARQFDRFARQGLFRFLSFIEQLRRSGEDLGTARALGEKENVVRIMSIHKSKGLEFPVVILGDLGKTFNFQDQRSEMLVHRRLGLGPLIVEPEKKLRYPSLPYLALKIMGEAETRAEEMRVLYVALTRAREQLILVGSARGLDKHLESWRQLLAHCGEQLPASELTRARTYLDWLGRALIRHGDVEGRTETYTWQAGEESRFRLTVWDRESLSEIAVKREGEEEYTKRDAILSLRRVKVDTADDLREEIRTRLAYKYPYARLDLPAKLSVSELKRRFSELEEEEGEKKAFTPTSWSRPAFIQQKAGLSPAERGILYHQVLQHLDLSLSLDERGIEGQIHYLQKAGVLAEEATDYLDPGLIAAFFTSEAGRVVQKYRSEVYREWPFTLSLPAAEIATGNGDESLIIQGIIDLLVRTPQGFVVIDYKTDRLPGGGLNELAKRYEEQLRYYARAVETILSVPVCGAYLYAFAAGESVRVF, translated from the coding sequence GTGGGCAATCTTTGGACGGATGAACAACTGGAAGCCATTGAAACCACCGGGTGTAACCTGCTGGTTTCCGCTGCCGCCGGCGCCGGTAAAACTGCGGTGCTGGTGGAGAGGATAATACGGCTGCTGTGCCATGAGGAAAACCCGCTGGATATTGACCGGCTTTTGGTGGTGACTTTTACCGAAGCCGCTGCAGCAGAAATGCGTGAACGTATTAGCGCCGCCATGGAAGAAAAAATTGCCCACTCGGGCCGCGGGGATTTGGCCCGGCAACTATCCCTGGTCAATGGCGCTTCCATTTCCACGCTCCATTCCTTCTGTCTGGATATAATTCGCCGCTATTTTTACCTGCTGGACATGGACCCCGGCTTCCGGGTGGCCGATGAAAGGGAGGCGCAAATGCTGCAGCAGCAGGTCTTGGACCAGCTGCTGGAAGACGCTTTTCAATCTGGTGATGCTGCTTTTCATGAACTGGCGCACCGCTATGGCGGAAAAACCGCAGATGAAGGGCTGGGCCGTTTGATACTGCGGCTGTATCGCTACACATGGAGTAACCCCTGGCCGCGGCAGTGGTTGGCGGAGGCTGCGACAGCTTTTAATGTGCCGGAGGGCGTGGAGACCGAAGAAGGCCTGGAAAAATGGCTGCCGCCGCTAAAGGAGCATCTTGGCCTTAGCCTGGCTCATGCCAAGTCCTCGCTTCAGCGGGCAGGCAAGCTGTGCAACCGCCCCGGTGGTCCGCTGGCCTATGAGAATCGCCTCCTTGAAGATTTGGAGCAGGTAGAAAACCTGGAAAGTCTGGTGGCCGGTTCCTGGGATGCGCTGCGTGAGGCGTGGCAAGGCTTGGATTTCAAGCGGCTGCCGGCGGTAAAAGACTGCGATGAAGAATTAAAGGAACAGGTGCAGGCGCTGCGCAAAAAGGCCAAAGAAGCGCTGAGTAAAATAGGCAAGACTTTTTTTGAGCGCTCTGCGGCGGACTACCTGAGGGAAATCGGGGAGCTTGCTCCGCTCATTGAAGTGTTGACCTCTCTGGTGGCCCGCTTTGCCGGGGAATATGGACAGGCAAAGAAAATGTACGGATTATTGGATTTTAATGATTTGGAACATCACTGCCTGCAAATCTTAATGGCGGAAGATGCTCCCCCCGGTGAGATTATCCCTTCAGAGGCGGCGCGGGAGGTGCGTGCCCGCTATGAGCATGTGTTGGTAGACGAATATCAGGACATAAACCCGGTACAGGACGCCATCCTTACTCTGGTATCCCGTCAGGGAGAAACTACCCCCAACCTGTTTATGGTGGGAGATGTAAAGCAGAGCATTTACCGGTTTCGGCTGGGGGACCCGGGTCTTTTTCTGGAGCGGTACAGGCGCTACCCTGCAGAAAAAGGAAAAAAGGAGCGTAAGCTGCTGCTTAGCAAAAACTTCCGCTGTCGGCACGGTGTTGTCACAGCGGTAAACTATCTGTTTCGCCAGTTAATGACCACACAGGCGGCAGAATTGGAATATGACCGGGAGGCGGAATTGGTATGCGGGGCACATTATCCAGAGCCCTCCCAGGAGTGCAAAATTTCCGGCCTGGTGGATGTGCATCTGTTGGAAAGAGAACAAGACGGGGACCATGACCGGCAGGGTGACGATGAAGGAGAAGATCTGGATGCGTTGGAGCGGGAAGCTACGGTAATAGCCGGGCAGATTCTGGTGCTTCTTAATGGCCCGGACGGAGCAAGGTATGTTTTTGACAAGGAGGAAAAAGCATATCGCCCGGTCACTTACCGGGACATTGTAATTTTGCTGCGTGCTACATCCAACAGCGCCAACCGCCTGGTGGAGATTTTGGCCCGTCATGGAATTCCTGCCTATGCCGACTTATCCAGCGGGTATTTTGCCGCCACTGAAGTGGAAACCATGCTATCGCTTTTGCAGGTGGTGGACAACCCGCGGCAGGATATACCACTGGCTGCTGTACTGCGCTCTCCTTTAGTGGGGCTCACCGTGGAAGATTTGGCTGCGGTGCGGCAGGCCGGGGAGAGAAACGATGATTTCTTTGACGCGGTGCTGGCCGCATCCCAGCAGCAATTTCCGGGCCTGTCGGAAAAACTCACCGATTTTCTGACCACCCTGGAGCGGTGGCGCACTTTGGCACGGCGGGAAACGCTGGCCACATTTATTACTGCTGTTTATCGGGAAAGCGGCTACAGTGACTATGTGGCGGGATTGCCGGACGGAGCTCAAAGGCAGGCCAATCTCCGCGCCCTTTTTTCCAGGGCCAGGCAGTTTGACCGTTTTGCCCGGCAGGGTTTGTTCCGTTTTCTCTCCTTTATCGAGCAGCTGCGCCGCTCCGGTGAAGACCTGGGTACTGCCCGGGCGCTGGGGGAAAAGGAAAACGTGGTCCGCATTATGAGTATTCATAAATCAAAAGGCCTGGAATTTCCGGTGGTGATTCTCGGTGATTTGGGCAAAACCTTCAACTTCCAGGATCAGCGCTCCGAAATGCTGGTACATCGCCGGCTGGGGTTGGGCCCGTTAATTGTGGAGCCGGAAAAGAAGCTCCGTTACCCCTCATTGCCATATCTGGCCCTAAAAATAATGGGTGAAGCAGAAACCAGGGCTGAAGAAATGCGTGTTCTCTATGTGGCACTGACCCGGGCGCGGGAACAGCTGATTTTGGTTGGCTCAGCCCGGGGACTGGACAAGCATCTGGAGTCCTGGCGCCAACTATTGGCACACTGCGGTGAACAATTACCTGCGTCCGAACTTACCCGGGCGCGGACTTATTTGGACTGGCTGGGAAGGGCGCTGATCCGCCACGGCGATGTGGAGGGCAGGACAGAAACTTATACCTGGCAGGCCGGTGAAGAATCACGGTTCCGCCTGACTGTCTGGGACAGGGAAAGTTTAAGCGAAATTGCAGTTAAACGGGAAGGGGAAGAAGAATATACTAAACGGGATGCTATTTTATCCCTGCGGCGCGTAAAGGTGGACACGGCAGATGATTTGCGGGAGGAAATCCGCACCCGTCTGGCTTATAAGTATCCCTATGCCCGTTTGGATTTGCCGGCCAAACTTTCCGTCAGTGAACTAAAGCGAAGATTTAGTGAACTGGAGGAGGAGGAAGGTGAGAAAAAGGCATTTACTCCCACCAGTTGGTCCCGCCCTGCCTTTATACAGCAAAAAGCCGGACTTAGTCCGGCAGAACGGGGCATCCTGTATCATCAGGTGCTGCAGCATCTGGACCTGTCCCTGTCTCTGGATGAAAGGGGGATTGAGGGCCAAATCCATTACCTGCAAAAGGCCGGAGTGTTGGCGGAGGAAGCAACTGATTATCTGGATCCGGGCCTGATTGCAGCGTTCTTCACCAGCGAAGCAGGGCGGGTGGTGCAGAAGTACCGCAGTGAGGTATACCGGGAATGGCCCTTCACCCTGTCATTGCCGGCAGCGGAGATTGCCACAGGCAACGGGGACGAATCGCTGATTATACAGGGAATAATTGATTTGTTGGTCCGTACACCCCAGGGTTTTGTGGTGATTGATTATAAAACGGACCGCCTTCCCGGCGGAGGCCTTAATGAACTGGCAAAGCGCTACGAGGAGCAGCTGCGCTACTATGCCAGGGCTGTGGAAACAATTCTGTCCGTCCCTGTTTGCGGGGCCTATCTGTATGCTTTTGCGGCCGGGGAGTCTGTGCGTGTTTTTTAG